One region of Peromyscus eremicus chromosome 4, PerEre_H2_v1, whole genome shotgun sequence genomic DNA includes:
- the Ap5s1 gene encoding AP-5 complex subunit sigma-1 isoform X1 — translation MVHAFLIHTLRAPNLEDTGLCRVLYSCVFGAEKSPDDPRPHGAERDRLFRKEQILAVARQVESLCRLQQQASGCPSTDLQPQFSDEPVSLHEAPHGAFYLGAGDPFQEPQTVVWLGVLSLGFALVLDTQENLLLAESTLRLLVRLLLDHLRLLTPGSNFLLRADRIEGILTRFLPHGQLLFLNDQFVQELEKEFSAAWPR, via the exons ATGGTTCATGCCTTCCTCATCCATACCTTGAGGGCCCCAAATTTGGAAGATACAGGCCTTTGCCGAGTGCTCTACTCCTGTGTCTTTGGTGCTGAGAAGTCACCCGATGATCCACGGCCACATGGTGCAGAAAGGGACAGGCTCTTCCGCAAGGAACAGATTTTGGCCGTGGCCAG ACAGGTGGAGTCACTGTGCAGGCTGCAGCAGCAAGCATCTGGATGTCCCTCCACAGACCTGCAGCCTCAGTTCTCAGATGAGCCTGTGTCCTTGCATGAGGCCCCTCATGGAGCCTTCTACCTGGGAGCTGGGGACCCTTTCCAGGAGCCACAGACAGTGGTGTGGCTGGGTGTGCTCTCCCTAGGCTTTGCCCTGGTGCTGGATACCCAGGAGAACTTGCTGCTGGCTGAGAGCACCCTTCGGCTGTTGGTCCGCCTCCTTCTTGACCACCTCCGGCTGCTGACACCGGGTAGCAACTTCTTGCTGCGAGCTGACCGCATTGAGGGAATCCTCACCCGCTTCCTGCCGCATGGGCAGCTGCTTTTCCTCAATGACCAGTTTgtccaggagctggagaaggaattCAGTGCTGCTTGGCCCCGCTGA
- the Ap5s1 gene encoding AP-5 complex subunit sigma-1 isoform X2 produces the protein MVHAFLIHTLRAPNLEDTGLCRVLYSCVFGAEKSPDDPRPHGAERDRLFRKEQILAVARWSHCAGCSSKHLDVPPQTCSLSSQMSLCPCMRPLMEPSTWELGTLSRSHRQWCGWVCSP, from the exons ATGGTTCATGCCTTCCTCATCCATACCTTGAGGGCCCCAAATTTGGAAGATACAGGCCTTTGCCGAGTGCTCTACTCCTGTGTCTTTGGTGCTGAGAAGTCACCCGATGATCCACGGCCACATGGTGCAGAAAGGGACAGGCTCTTCCGCAAGGAACAGATTTTGGCCGTGGCCAG GTGGAGTCACTGTGCAGGCTGCAGCAGCAAGCATCTGGATGTCCCTCCACAGACCTGCAGCCTCAGTTCTCAGATGAGCCTGTGTCCTTGCATGAGGCCCCTCATGGAGCCTTCTACCTGGGAGCTGGGGACCCTTTCCAGGAGCCACAGACAGTGGTGTGGCTGGGTGTGCTCTCCCTAG